Proteins encoded together in one Phyllostomus discolor isolate MPI-MPIP mPhyDis1 chromosome 6, mPhyDis1.pri.v3, whole genome shotgun sequence window:
- the LOC114498470 gene encoding interleukin-37-like produces MSFLEENAGVKMDSGDLETAEPQCGPEGPKVVTQDPEKFTIHDKDHKVLVLNSGTLLAVPHKDYIRPETFFTLPCRFSRSVDEHKGSPIFLAVSKGDLCLCCKRDKKKNQPTLQLKKQNLAQLSSLKEKKMKPFAFYRAKVVSRNTLESAAYPGWFICTSCNLGEPVGMTNNPGQKECIDFSFEPVKNVEMSPSEISK; encoded by the exons ATGTCCTTCCTGGAGGAGAACGCAGGAGTGAAGATGGACTCTGGAGACCTGGAGACAGCTGAaccccagtgtggcccagaag GTCCAAAAGTGGTGACCCAAGACCCAGAGAAATTCACCATTCATGACAAGGACCACAAAGTATTGGTGCTGAACTCTGGGACCCTCCTAGCAGTTCCACATAAAGACTACATACGCCCAG AGACCTTCTTTACCTTACCCTGTCGCTTCAGCCGCTCAGTCGATGAGCACAAGGGAAGTCCAATTTTCTTGGCGGTCTCCAAGGGAGATCTCTGTCTCTGCTGTAAgagggacaagaaaaaaaaccagCCGACCCTCCAGCTGAAG AAGCAGAATCTTGCCCAGCTGTCttccttgaaggaaaaaaaaatgaagcccttTGCGTTCTATAGGGCAAAGGTGGTATCCCGGAACACACTAGAGTCAGCTGCCTACCCTGGGTGGTTCATCTGCACCTCCTGCAATTTGGGTGAACCTGTTGGAATGACAAACAACCCTGGGCAAAAGGAATGCATTGACTTTTCATTTGAGCCAGTCAAGAATGTTGAAATGAGCCCTAGTGAGATTAGCAAGTAG
- the LOC114498469 gene encoding interleukin-37-like — translation MSFLEENAGVKMDSGDLERAEPQYGPEDAASGPLESGPSLASLNSAHAGPKVVTQVPEKFTIHDQVHKVLVLNTAPIGESTTLEAVPDRPYIRPAIFFSLPARFSLPDEHEENLIFLAVSEGDLCLYCEMDSERSQPTLQLKKQNLGQLTTWQEEDSKPFAFYRADVGSRNTLESAAYPGWFICTSNNWGEPVGMTNNPGQKEYIDFSFEPVKNVEMSPSEISK, via the exons ATGTCCTTCCTGGAGGAGAACGCAGGAGTGAAGATGGACTCTGGTGACCTGGAGAGAGCTGAACCCCAGTATGGCCCAGAAG ATGCAGCCAGCGGTCCCCTGGAGTCAGGCCCGAGCCTCGCCTCTCTGAACTCTGCACACGCAG GTCCAAAAGTGGTGACCCAAGTCCCAGAGAAATTCACCATTCATGACCAGGTCCACAAAGTATTGGTGCTGAATACAGCACCAATTGGTGAATCTACAACTCTTGAAGCAGTTCCAGATAGACCCTACATACGCCCAG caatctttttttccttacctgCTCGCTTCAGCTTGCCTGATGAGCATgaggaaaatttaattttcttggcGGTCTCTGAAGGAGATCTCTGCCTCTACTGTGAGATGGACAGCGAAAGAAGCCAGCCGACCCTCCAGCTGAAG AAGCAGAATCTTGGTCAGCTGACTACCTGGCAGGAAGAAGACTCAAAGCCCTTCGCATTCTATAGGGCAGATGTGGGATCCCGGAACACACTAGAGTCAGCTGCCTACCCTGGGTGGTTCATCTGCACCTCCAACAATTGGGGTGAACCTGTTGGAATGACAAACAACCCTGGGCAAAAAGAATACATTGACTTTTCATTTGAGCCAGTCAAGAATGTTGAAATGAGCCCTAGTGAGATTAGCAAGTAG
- the LOC114500980 gene encoding thymosin beta-4-like yields the protein MSDKPDMAEIEKFGKLKLKKTEMQVKNPQPSKETIEQEKQAGKL from the coding sequence ATGTCTGATAAACCCGATATGGCTGAGATTGAGAAATTTGGTAAgttgaaactgaagaagacagaaatGCAAGTGAAAAATCCACAGCCCTCCAAAGAAACAATTGAACAGGAGAAGCAAGCAGGCAAATTGTAA